Proteins from a single region of Catenulispora acidiphila DSM 44928:
- the hpnE gene encoding hydroxysqualene dehydroxylase HpnE: MSVAVVGGGLAGIAAAVALQESGIDVELYEARPRLGGATHSFQRASSEGGPDLTVDNGQHVMLRAFTAYRGLLERLGTADGIDLQDRFDLRILTPDERPDSRLRRTALPGPLHLLPALAKYSLLTPAERLRAASASLALGKLDPDDPELDATSLGEWLDRHGQNDRTRRYLWELFVTAALNCGVDEASLGLSAMVIQNALLGRADAADIGVPRIPLGELHGRAAERTLRGVHLKTKVEQIVSGTRLVVDGFPVDAEAVIVAVPHPAAAALVPQAACPDRERWAGLASSPIVDVHVLYDRPVMDVPFAAVVDSPVQWVFDRTGAAGLGQTHGQYVSSVVSAAGQWIDAPVAQIREAFLPALAEVLPRSRRAAVSEFFVTRERHATFRQAPGSAALRPPSATGVPGLFLAGAWTATGWPDTMEGAVRSGLTAARLCRRHLQKGNVR; encoded by the coding sequence GTGAGCGTGGCGGTGGTCGGCGGCGGCCTGGCCGGCATCGCGGCGGCCGTGGCGCTCCAGGAGTCCGGGATCGACGTGGAGCTGTACGAGGCGCGCCCGCGTCTCGGCGGCGCCACGCATTCCTTCCAGCGCGCGAGCTCCGAAGGCGGCCCGGACCTGACCGTCGACAACGGCCAGCACGTGATGCTGCGCGCCTTCACCGCCTACCGCGGCCTGCTGGAGCGCCTGGGCACCGCCGACGGCATCGACCTGCAGGACCGCTTCGACCTGCGGATCCTGACTCCCGACGAGCGGCCCGACTCCCGACTGCGCCGCACCGCGTTGCCCGGACCGCTGCACCTGCTTCCGGCACTGGCGAAGTACTCCCTGCTCACCCCGGCCGAGCGGCTGCGCGCCGCCTCGGCCTCGCTGGCGCTGGGCAAGCTGGACCCGGACGACCCGGAGCTGGACGCGACCAGTCTGGGGGAGTGGCTCGACCGGCACGGCCAGAACGACCGTACCCGCCGCTACCTGTGGGAGCTGTTCGTCACCGCCGCGCTGAACTGCGGCGTGGACGAGGCCTCGCTCGGGCTGTCGGCGATGGTGATCCAGAACGCGCTGCTCGGCCGCGCCGACGCCGCCGACATCGGCGTCCCGCGCATCCCGCTGGGGGAGCTGCACGGCCGCGCCGCCGAGCGGACGCTGCGGGGCGTGCACCTGAAGACCAAGGTCGAGCAGATCGTCTCCGGGACCCGGCTGGTCGTCGACGGCTTTCCGGTGGACGCCGAGGCGGTCATCGTCGCGGTCCCGCACCCGGCCGCCGCGGCGCTGGTGCCCCAGGCGGCGTGTCCGGACCGCGAGCGTTGGGCCGGACTGGCGTCCTCGCCGATCGTGGACGTGCACGTGCTCTACGACCGGCCGGTGATGGACGTCCCGTTCGCCGCCGTCGTCGACTCGCCGGTGCAGTGGGTCTTCGACCGCACCGGCGCCGCCGGGCTCGGCCAGACCCACGGGCAGTACGTCAGCAGCGTGGTGTCGGCGGCCGGGCAGTGGATCGACGCGCCGGTCGCGCAGATCCGCGAGGCGTTCCTGCCGGCGCTCGCCGAGGTGCTGCCGCGCAGCCGGCGCGCGGCGGTCTCGGAGTTCTTCGTCACCCGGGAGCGCCACGCGACCTTCCGCCAGGCGCCCGGCTCCGCTGCCCTGCGGCCGCCGTCGGCGACCGGCGTACCAGGGCTTTTCCTCGCCGGCGCGTGGACCGCCACGGGCTGGCCCGACACCATGGAGGGCGCGGTGCGCAGCGGACTGACGGCCGCCCGCCTGTGCCGTCGCCACCTGCAGAAAGGCAACGTCCGATGA